In the Phaseolus vulgaris cultivar G19833 chromosome 7, P. vulgaris v2.0, whole genome shotgun sequence genome, one interval contains:
- the LOC137830517 gene encoding BTB/POZ domain and ankyrin repeat-containing protein NOOT2 isoform X2, which produces MSLEDSLRSLSLDYLNLLINGQAFSDVTFQVEGRLVHAHRCILAARSLFFRKFFCGPDSPPGLDPAAASRAAAASGARPPGVIPVNSVGYEVFLLLLQFLYSGQVSIVPQKHEARPNCGERGCWHTHCTSAVDLALDTLAAARYFGVEQLALLTQFEVVDGQKQLASMVEKASIDDVMKVLIASRKQEMQQLWSTCSHLVAKSGLPPEVLAKHLPIDVVAKIEELRLKSSLARRSMLPLRHPHQHPDLGAADMEDQKIRRMRRALDSSDVELVKLMVMGEGLNLDEALALHYAVESCSREVVKALLELGAADVNFPAGPAGKTPLHVAAEMVSPEMVAVLLDHHADPNVRTVDGVTPLDILRTLTSDFLFKGAVPGLTHIEPNKLRLCLELVQSAALVLSREEGNNNNHANNTNDNTNNSNTSSAIYPPMSEEHSSSNLDSRLVYLNLGATPQIGDDDNNQREAMNRHGSHGGGCDPSMLFKW; this is translated from the exons ATGTCCCTCGAAGACTCTCTGAGATCTCTCTCCCTCGACTACCTCAACCTTCTCATCAATGGCCAGGCCTTCAGCGACGTCACTTTCCAGGTCGAGGGCCGTCTCGTCCACGCGCACCGCTGCATCTTGGCCGCGCGTAGCCTCTTCTTCCGGAAATTCTTCTGCGGCCCCGACTCTCCGCCCGGCCTCGACCCCGCCGCCGCCTCGCGAGCCGCGGCTGCCTCCGGAGCGCGCCCTCCCGGCGTGATCCCCGTGAACTCCGTCGGCTACGAGGTTTTCTTGCTGCTGCTGCAGTTCCTGTACAGCGGACAAGTCTCCATCGTGCCGCAGAAGCACGAGGCCAGACCCAATTGCGGCGAGCGAGGGTGCTGGCACACGCATTGCACCTCCGCCGTTGATCTCGCCCTCGACACCCTCGCCGCCGCCAGATACTTCGGCGTTGAACAACTTGCATTGCTCACTCAG TTTGAAGTTGTTGATGGACAGAAACAACTTGCGAGCATGGTGGAGAAAGCCTCAATCGACGATGTGATGAAAGTGTTGATAGCATCTCGAAAGCAGGAAATGCAGCAGCTGTGGAGCACGTGCTCCCACCTGGTGGCCAAGTCAGGTCTTCCGCCGGAGGTGCTGGCCAAGCACCTCCCCATCGACGTCGTGGCCAAGATCGAGGAGCTCCGCCTCAAATCCTCCCTCGCGCGCCGCTCCATGCTGCCGCTCCGACACCCGCACCAGCACCCCGACCTGGGAGCCGCCGACATGGAGGACCAGAAAATCCGGCGGATGAGGCGCGCGCTCGACTCCTCCGACGTGGAGCTCGTGAAGCTCATGGTCATGGGGGAGGGCCTAAACCTGGACGAGGCGCTGGCGTTGCACTACGCCGTGGAGAGTTGCAGCAGGGAGGTGGTGAAGGCGCTGCTGGAGCTGGGCGCGGCGGACGTCAACTTCCCGGCCGGTCCGGCCGGGAAGACTCCTCTGCACGTGGCGGCGGAGATGGTGTCCCCGGAGATGGTGGCGGTGTTGCTGGACCACCACGCTGACCCGAATGTGCGAACGGTGGACGGCGTGACCCCGTTGGACATCCTCAGAACCCTAACCTCTGACTTCCTCTTCAAAGGGGCAGTTCCTGGTCTCACCCACATTGAGCCCAACAAGCTCAGGCTCTGCTTGGAGCTGGTGCAATCTGCAGCCCTCGTCTTGTCTCGTGAAGAAGGAAACAACAACAACCATGCTAACAACACCAACGACAACACTAACAACAGCAACACTTCTTCTGCTATCTATCCACCAATGAGCGAAGAGCACAGCAGCAGCAATTTGGACTCCAGACTGGTGTATCTCAACCTCGGCGCCACGCCGCAAATAGGTGACGATGATAACAACCAGAGGGAAGCCATGAACCGTCATGGCTCGCATGGCGGTGGATGTGACCCTTCAAT GCTTTTCAAATGGTAG
- the LOC137830517 gene encoding BTB/POZ domain and ankyrin repeat-containing protein NOOT2 isoform X3, producing MSLEDSLRSLSLDYLNLLINGQAFSDVTFQVEGRLVHAHRCILAARSLFFRKFFCGPDSPPGLDPAAASRAAAASGARPPGVIPVNSVGYEVFLLLLQFLYSGQVSIVPQKHEARPNCGERGCWHTHCTSAVDLALDTLAAARYFGVEQLALLTQKQLASMVEKASIDDVMKVLIASRKQEMQQLWSTCSHLVAKSGLPPEVLAKHLPIDVVAKIEELRLKSSLARRSMLPLRHPHQHPDLGAADMEDQKIRRMRRALDSSDVELVKLMVMGEGLNLDEALALHYAVESCSREVVKALLELGAADVNFPAGPAGKTPLHVAAEMVSPEMVAVLLDHHADPNVRTVDGVTPLDILRTLTSDFLFKGAVPGLTHIEPNKLRLCLELVQSAALVLSREEGNNNNHANNTNDNTNNSNTSSAIYPPMSEEHSSSNLDSRLVYLNLGATPQIGDDDNNQREAMNRHGSHGGGCDPSMYHHSHDF from the exons ATGTCCCTCGAAGACTCTCTGAGATCTCTCTCCCTCGACTACCTCAACCTTCTCATCAATGGCCAGGCCTTCAGCGACGTCACTTTCCAGGTCGAGGGCCGTCTCGTCCACGCGCACCGCTGCATCTTGGCCGCGCGTAGCCTCTTCTTCCGGAAATTCTTCTGCGGCCCCGACTCTCCGCCCGGCCTCGACCCCGCCGCCGCCTCGCGAGCCGCGGCTGCCTCCGGAGCGCGCCCTCCCGGCGTGATCCCCGTGAACTCCGTCGGCTACGAGGTTTTCTTGCTGCTGCTGCAGTTCCTGTACAGCGGACAAGTCTCCATCGTGCCGCAGAAGCACGAGGCCAGACCCAATTGCGGCGAGCGAGGGTGCTGGCACACGCATTGCACCTCCGCCGTTGATCTCGCCCTCGACACCCTCGCCGCCGCCAGATACTTCGGCGTTGAACAACTTGCATTGCTCACTCAG AAACAACTTGCGAGCATGGTGGAGAAAGCCTCAATCGACGATGTGATGAAAGTGTTGATAGCATCTCGAAAGCAGGAAATGCAGCAGCTGTGGAGCACGTGCTCCCACCTGGTGGCCAAGTCAGGTCTTCCGCCGGAGGTGCTGGCCAAGCACCTCCCCATCGACGTCGTGGCCAAGATCGAGGAGCTCCGCCTCAAATCCTCCCTCGCGCGCCGCTCCATGCTGCCGCTCCGACACCCGCACCAGCACCCCGACCTGGGAGCCGCCGACATGGAGGACCAGAAAATCCGGCGGATGAGGCGCGCGCTCGACTCCTCCGACGTGGAGCTCGTGAAGCTCATGGTCATGGGGGAGGGCCTAAACCTGGACGAGGCGCTGGCGTTGCACTACGCCGTGGAGAGTTGCAGCAGGGAGGTGGTGAAGGCGCTGCTGGAGCTGGGCGCGGCGGACGTCAACTTCCCGGCCGGTCCGGCCGGGAAGACTCCTCTGCACGTGGCGGCGGAGATGGTGTCCCCGGAGATGGTGGCGGTGTTGCTGGACCACCACGCTGACCCGAATGTGCGAACGGTGGACGGCGTGACCCCGTTGGACATCCTCAGAACCCTAACCTCTGACTTCCTCTTCAAAGGGGCAGTTCCTGGTCTCACCCACATTGAGCCCAACAAGCTCAGGCTCTGCTTGGAGCTGGTGCAATCTGCAGCCCTCGTCTTGTCTCGTGAAGAAGGAAACAACAACAACCATGCTAACAACACCAACGACAACACTAACAACAGCAACACTTCTTCTGCTATCTATCCACCAATGAGCGAAGAGCACAGCAGCAGCAATTTGGACTCCAGACTGGTGTATCTCAACCTCGGCGCCACGCCGCAAATAGGTGACGATGATAACAACCAGAGGGAAGCCATGAACCGTCATGGCTCGCATGGCGGTGGATGTGACCCTTCAATGTACCATCACTCTCATGACTTCTAG
- the LOC137830517 gene encoding BTB/POZ domain and ankyrin repeat-containing protein NOOT2 isoform X4, translated as MSLEDSLRSLSLDYLNLLINGQAFSDVTFQVEGRLVHAHRCILAARSLFFRKFFCGPDSPPGLDPAAASRAAAASGARPPGVIPVNSVGYEVFLLLLQFLYSGQVSIVPQKHEARPNCGERGCWHTHCTSAVDLALDTLAAARYFGVEQLALLTQKQLASMVEKASIDDVMKVLIASRKQEMQQLWSTCSHLVAKSGLPPEVLAKHLPIDVVAKIEELRLKSSLARRSMLPLRHPHQHPDLGAADMEDQKIRRMRRALDSSDVELVKLMVMGEGLNLDEALALHYAVESCSREVVKALLELGAADVNFPAGPAGKTPLHVAAEMVSPEMVAVLLDHHADPNVRTVDGVTPLDILRTLTSDFLFKGAVPGLTHIEPNKLRLCLELVQSAALVLSREEGNNNNHANNTNDNTNNSNTSSAIYPPMSEEHSSSNLDSRLVYLNLGATPQIGDDDNNQREAMNRHGSHGGGCDPSMLFKW; from the exons ATGTCCCTCGAAGACTCTCTGAGATCTCTCTCCCTCGACTACCTCAACCTTCTCATCAATGGCCAGGCCTTCAGCGACGTCACTTTCCAGGTCGAGGGCCGTCTCGTCCACGCGCACCGCTGCATCTTGGCCGCGCGTAGCCTCTTCTTCCGGAAATTCTTCTGCGGCCCCGACTCTCCGCCCGGCCTCGACCCCGCCGCCGCCTCGCGAGCCGCGGCTGCCTCCGGAGCGCGCCCTCCCGGCGTGATCCCCGTGAACTCCGTCGGCTACGAGGTTTTCTTGCTGCTGCTGCAGTTCCTGTACAGCGGACAAGTCTCCATCGTGCCGCAGAAGCACGAGGCCAGACCCAATTGCGGCGAGCGAGGGTGCTGGCACACGCATTGCACCTCCGCCGTTGATCTCGCCCTCGACACCCTCGCCGCCGCCAGATACTTCGGCGTTGAACAACTTGCATTGCTCACTCAG AAACAACTTGCGAGCATGGTGGAGAAAGCCTCAATCGACGATGTGATGAAAGTGTTGATAGCATCTCGAAAGCAGGAAATGCAGCAGCTGTGGAGCACGTGCTCCCACCTGGTGGCCAAGTCAGGTCTTCCGCCGGAGGTGCTGGCCAAGCACCTCCCCATCGACGTCGTGGCCAAGATCGAGGAGCTCCGCCTCAAATCCTCCCTCGCGCGCCGCTCCATGCTGCCGCTCCGACACCCGCACCAGCACCCCGACCTGGGAGCCGCCGACATGGAGGACCAGAAAATCCGGCGGATGAGGCGCGCGCTCGACTCCTCCGACGTGGAGCTCGTGAAGCTCATGGTCATGGGGGAGGGCCTAAACCTGGACGAGGCGCTGGCGTTGCACTACGCCGTGGAGAGTTGCAGCAGGGAGGTGGTGAAGGCGCTGCTGGAGCTGGGCGCGGCGGACGTCAACTTCCCGGCCGGTCCGGCCGGGAAGACTCCTCTGCACGTGGCGGCGGAGATGGTGTCCCCGGAGATGGTGGCGGTGTTGCTGGACCACCACGCTGACCCGAATGTGCGAACGGTGGACGGCGTGACCCCGTTGGACATCCTCAGAACCCTAACCTCTGACTTCCTCTTCAAAGGGGCAGTTCCTGGTCTCACCCACATTGAGCCCAACAAGCTCAGGCTCTGCTTGGAGCTGGTGCAATCTGCAGCCCTCGTCTTGTCTCGTGAAGAAGGAAACAACAACAACCATGCTAACAACACCAACGACAACACTAACAACAGCAACACTTCTTCTGCTATCTATCCACCAATGAGCGAAGAGCACAGCAGCAGCAATTTGGACTCCAGACTGGTGTATCTCAACCTCGGCGCCACGCCGCAAATAGGTGACGATGATAACAACCAGAGGGAAGCCATGAACCGTCATGGCTCGCATGGCGGTGGATGTGACCCTTCAAT GCTTTTCAAATGGTAG
- the LOC137830517 gene encoding BTB/POZ domain and ankyrin repeat-containing protein NOOT2 isoform X1, producing MSLEDSLRSLSLDYLNLLINGQAFSDVTFQVEGRLVHAHRCILAARSLFFRKFFCGPDSPPGLDPAAASRAAAASGARPPGVIPVNSVGYEVFLLLLQFLYSGQVSIVPQKHEARPNCGERGCWHTHCTSAVDLALDTLAAARYFGVEQLALLTQFEVVDGQKQLASMVEKASIDDVMKVLIASRKQEMQQLWSTCSHLVAKSGLPPEVLAKHLPIDVVAKIEELRLKSSLARRSMLPLRHPHQHPDLGAADMEDQKIRRMRRALDSSDVELVKLMVMGEGLNLDEALALHYAVESCSREVVKALLELGAADVNFPAGPAGKTPLHVAAEMVSPEMVAVLLDHHADPNVRTVDGVTPLDILRTLTSDFLFKGAVPGLTHIEPNKLRLCLELVQSAALVLSREEGNNNNHANNTNDNTNNSNTSSAIYPPMSEEHSSSNLDSRLVYLNLGATPQIGDDDNNQREAMNRHGSHGGGCDPSMYHHSHDF from the exons ATGTCCCTCGAAGACTCTCTGAGATCTCTCTCCCTCGACTACCTCAACCTTCTCATCAATGGCCAGGCCTTCAGCGACGTCACTTTCCAGGTCGAGGGCCGTCTCGTCCACGCGCACCGCTGCATCTTGGCCGCGCGTAGCCTCTTCTTCCGGAAATTCTTCTGCGGCCCCGACTCTCCGCCCGGCCTCGACCCCGCCGCCGCCTCGCGAGCCGCGGCTGCCTCCGGAGCGCGCCCTCCCGGCGTGATCCCCGTGAACTCCGTCGGCTACGAGGTTTTCTTGCTGCTGCTGCAGTTCCTGTACAGCGGACAAGTCTCCATCGTGCCGCAGAAGCACGAGGCCAGACCCAATTGCGGCGAGCGAGGGTGCTGGCACACGCATTGCACCTCCGCCGTTGATCTCGCCCTCGACACCCTCGCCGCCGCCAGATACTTCGGCGTTGAACAACTTGCATTGCTCACTCAG TTTGAAGTTGTTGATGGACAGAAACAACTTGCGAGCATGGTGGAGAAAGCCTCAATCGACGATGTGATGAAAGTGTTGATAGCATCTCGAAAGCAGGAAATGCAGCAGCTGTGGAGCACGTGCTCCCACCTGGTGGCCAAGTCAGGTCTTCCGCCGGAGGTGCTGGCCAAGCACCTCCCCATCGACGTCGTGGCCAAGATCGAGGAGCTCCGCCTCAAATCCTCCCTCGCGCGCCGCTCCATGCTGCCGCTCCGACACCCGCACCAGCACCCCGACCTGGGAGCCGCCGACATGGAGGACCAGAAAATCCGGCGGATGAGGCGCGCGCTCGACTCCTCCGACGTGGAGCTCGTGAAGCTCATGGTCATGGGGGAGGGCCTAAACCTGGACGAGGCGCTGGCGTTGCACTACGCCGTGGAGAGTTGCAGCAGGGAGGTGGTGAAGGCGCTGCTGGAGCTGGGCGCGGCGGACGTCAACTTCCCGGCCGGTCCGGCCGGGAAGACTCCTCTGCACGTGGCGGCGGAGATGGTGTCCCCGGAGATGGTGGCGGTGTTGCTGGACCACCACGCTGACCCGAATGTGCGAACGGTGGACGGCGTGACCCCGTTGGACATCCTCAGAACCCTAACCTCTGACTTCCTCTTCAAAGGGGCAGTTCCTGGTCTCACCCACATTGAGCCCAACAAGCTCAGGCTCTGCTTGGAGCTGGTGCAATCTGCAGCCCTCGTCTTGTCTCGTGAAGAAGGAAACAACAACAACCATGCTAACAACACCAACGACAACACTAACAACAGCAACACTTCTTCTGCTATCTATCCACCAATGAGCGAAGAGCACAGCAGCAGCAATTTGGACTCCAGACTGGTGTATCTCAACCTCGGCGCCACGCCGCAAATAGGTGACGATGATAACAACCAGAGGGAAGCCATGAACCGTCATGGCTCGCATGGCGGTGGATGTGACCCTTCAATGTACCATCACTCTCATGACTTCTAG
- the LOC137830518 gene encoding probable methyltransferase PMT6: protein MGGFALGSAFDSKSGQIIMAALLLMIVSFYVGTLFGNNAPLYVSQLASHSSSSFPNNVSSNGTAKFSNRVALTYRKTPLVIPETGVDVCPLTFNEYIPCHDVSYVATLAPSLDFSRKEELERHCPPLEKRLFCLVPPPKDYKIPIKWPLSRDYVWRSNVNHTHLAEVKGGQNWVHEKDQLWWFPGGGTHFKHGASEYIERLGHMITNEAGDLRSAGVVQVLDVGCGVASFSAYLLPLDIRTMSFAPKDGHENQIQFALERGIGAMISALSTKQLPYPSESFEMIHCSRCRIDFHENDGILLSELNRILRFNGYFVYSAPPAYKKDKEYPVIWDKLMNLTTAMCWRLIARKVQTAIWIKENNQSCLLHNAEQKLINVCDPADDSKPSWNIQLKNCVQVRNSNTDSYKLPPSHDRHSVFSNKLNMIGINHNEFTSDTLFWQEQIGHYWRLMNVKETEIRNVMDMNAYCGGFAAALNNFPVWVMNVVPASMKNTLSGVYDRGLVGTFHDWCESFSSYPRTYDLLHANYLFSHYKTKGEGCLLEDIMLEMDRLIRPLGFVIIRDEEDITSRIQEVAPKFLWDVDLKLLENKEKKMETVLICRKKFWAIV from the exons ATGGGGGGTTTTGCATTGGGTTCTGCCTTCGATTCCAAATCTGGGCAGATAATAATGGCTGCTTTGCTTTTGATGATTGTGTCCTTCTATGTTGGCACGCTTTTTGGCAACAATGCCCCCCTTTACGTCTCTCAGCTTGCttctcattcttcttcttcttttcccaACAATGTCTCCTCTAACG GTACTGCTAAATTTAGTAACAGAGTTGCTCTGACTTATCGGAAAACCCCTCTTGTAATTCCAGAAACAGGGGTGGATGTGTGCCCTTTGACGTTCAATGAGTATATTCCCTGTCACGATGTTTCCTATGTGGCAACTTTGGCCCCAAGTCTTGATTTTTCTAGAAAAGAAGAACTGGAGAGGCACTGTCCTCCTCTTGAAAAGCGCTTATTCTGCTTGGTTCCTCCACCAAAGGATTATAAAATACCTATCAAGTGGCCTCTTAGCAGGGATTATGTTTGGCGAAGCAATGTGAATCACACACATCTTGCAGAAGTCAAAGGAGGCCAAAATTGGGTCCATGAGAAGGATCAGCTATGGTGGTTTCCTGGTGGTGGTACCCATTTCAAGCATGGGGCCTCTGAGTACATAGAGAG GTTAGGACATATGATTACCAATGAGGCTGGTGATCTGCGTTCTGCTGGGGTAGTTCAAGTTCTGGATGTTGGCTGTGGTGTGGCTAGTTTTTCAGCATATCTTCTTCCCTTGGATATACGAACAATGTCCTTTGCCCCCAAGGATGGTCATGAAAATCAAATTCAATTTGCATTAGAACGAGGGATTGGTGCAATGATCTCTGCCTTGTCCACAAAACAATTACCGTATCCTAGTGAGTCATTTGAAATGATTCACTGTTCACGGTGCAGAATAGACTTTCATGAAAATG ATGGGATTTTACTGAGTGAGTTGAACCGTATTCTTCGCTTCAATGGATACTTTGTTTATTCAGCTCCCCCGGcttataaaaaagataaagagtATCCTGTCATTTGGGATAAATTGATGAATTTGACTACAGCAATGTGTTGGAGACTCATTGCTCGAAAAGTTCAGACTGCAATATGGATTAAAGAAAATAACCAGTCATGCCTTTTGCACAATGCAGAGCAAAAACTTATAAACGTTTGTGACCCTGCCGATGATTCCAAACCTTCATGGAATATCCAACTTAAGAACTGTGTACAAGTCAGAAATTCTAACACAGATTCTTACAAGCTTCCTCCAAGTCACGACCGTCATTCAGTGTTTTCTAACAAGCTTAACATGATAG GTATAAATCATAATGAATTTACTTCAGATACTCTCTTCTGGCAAGAACAAATTGGTCATTACTGGAGACTGATGAATGTGAAGGAGACAGAAATTCGCAATGTGATGGATATGAATGCCTATTGTGGTGGATTTGCTGCTGCCCTAAATAACTTTCCTGTTTGGGTAATGAATGTAGTTCCTGCAAGCATGAAGAACACCTTATCTGGAGTTTATGACCGAGGATTGGTTGGAACTTTTCATGATTG GTGTGAATCATTTTCAAGTTACCCTCGGACATATGATCTTCTGCATGCCAATTATCTCTTTTCTCACTACAAAACAAAAGGGGAAGGTTGTTTATTGGAGGACATCATGCTGGAGATGGATCGGTTAATACGGCCACTG GGATTTGTTATCATTAGGGATGAGGAGGACATTACCTCAAGAATCCAAGAGGTAGCCCCAAAATTCCTGTGGGATGTGGATTTAAAATTGTTAGagaacaaagaaaagaaaatggaaaCTGTTCTAATTTGTAGAAAAAAGTTTTGGGCAATCGTCTAA